One window of the Chiroxiphia lanceolata isolate bChiLan1 chromosome 30, bChiLan1.pri, whole genome shotgun sequence genome contains the following:
- the LOC116800050 gene encoding collagen alpha-1(VIII) chain-like isoform X3 — MGTLRHPSVPWASSGIPVCLGHPLASQIPVFLGHPLVSWICCALGIPWYPKSFTSWASCDLPVCSEHPLASWIHPDSGILWHPGSIVSPESFGILDPSCPRNPLASWIHHVPGILWHPGSIVSLESFGTPDPSCPWNPLASWIPHTLGILWHPGASWIPHTLGILWHPGASRICHTLGILWHPGSITPWESFGILDPSHLGNPLASWGIPDPSHLGNPLASWIRHTLGILWHPGSLTPRESFGILGHLGSLTPREPFGILGHPGSLTPRESFGILGHLGSLTPREPFGILGHPGVFRAPFGSIVSPESVGIPDLLCLGHPLASRMDPPHLGNPAASSWNSRSLLPLRPLRLQPRPPPRVCTSPPPVFPLLVSPLCPPRVPPPSPLAPRPSPPACVPPAPSPPLTSN, encoded by the exons ATGGGCACCCTCCGGCATCCTAGTGTGCCTTGGGCATCCTCTGGCATCCCAGTGTGCCTTGGGCATCCTCTGGCATCCCAG ATCCCGGTATTCCTTGGGCACCCTCTGGTATCCTGGatctgctgtgccctgggcatCCCCTGGTATCCCAAATCCTTCACATCTTGGGCATCCTGTGACCTCCCGGTGTGTTCGGAGCATCCTTTGGCATCCTGGATCCATCCTGACTCTGGAATCCTTTGGCATCCTGGATCCATCGTGTCCCCGGAATCCTTTGGCATCCTGGATCCATCGTGTCCCCGGAATCCTTTGGCATCCTGGATCCATCATGTCCCTGGAATCCTTTGGCATCCTGGATCCATCGTGTCCCTGGAATCCTTTGGCACCCCGGATCCATCATGTCCCTGGAATCCTTTGGCATCCTGGATCCCTCACACCTTGGGAATCCTTTGGCATCCTGGGGCATCCTGGATCCCTCACACCTTGGGAATCCTTTGGCATCCTGGGGCATCCCGGATCTGTCACACCTTGGGAATCCTTTGGCATCCTGGATCCATCACACCTTGGGAATCCTTTGGCATCCTGGATCCCTCACACCTTGGGAATCCTTTGGCATCCTGGGGCATCCCGGATCCATCACACCTCGGGAACCCTTTGGCATCCTGGATCCGTCACACCTTGGGAATCCTTTGGCATCCTGGATCCCTCACACCTCGGGAATCCTTTGGCATCCTGGGGCATCTTGGATCCCTCACACCTCGGGAACCCTTTGGCATCCTGGGGCATCCTGGATCCCTCACACCTCGGGAATCCTTTGGCATCCTGGGGCATCTTGGATCCCTCACACCTCGGGAACCCTTTGGCATCCTGGGGCATCCCGGTGTGTTCAGGGCACCCTTTGGATCCATCGTGTCTCCGGAATCCGTTGGCATCCCGGATCTGCTGTGCCTCGGGCACCCTCTGGCATCCCGGATGGATCCACCACACCTCGGGAATCCTGCGGCATCCTCCTGGAATTCCCGGAGCCTCCTCCCGCTCCGGCCCCTCCGGCTCCAgccccgaccccccccccgtGTTTgtacttcccccccccccgtgttCCCCCTCCTCGTgtcccccctgtgtcccccccgtgtcccccccccgtCACCGCTGGCACCTCGCCCCTCCCCCCCCGCATGTGTCCCCCCCGCGCCGTCGCCGCCGCTAACGAGcaattaa
- the LOC116800050 gene encoding collagen alpha-1(VIII) chain-like isoform X2 gives MCLGHPPVSQCSLGTLQHPGIPWASSGIPVCLGHPLASQYSLGTLWYPGIPWASSGIPVFLGHPLDLPVCSEHPLASWIHPDSGILWHPGSIVSPESFGILDPSCPRNPLASWIHHVPGILWHPGSIVSLESFGTPDPSCPWNPLASWIPHTLGILWHPGASWIPHTLGILWHPGASRICHTLGILWHPGSITPWESFGILDPSHLGNPLASWGIPDPSHLGNPLASWIRHTLGILWHPGSLTPRESFGILGHLGSLTPREPFGILGHPGSLTPRESFGILGHLGSLTPREPFGILGHPGVFRAPFGSIVSPESVGIPDLLCLGHPLASRMDPPHLGNPAASSWNSRSLLPLRPLRLQPRPPPRVCTSPPPVFPLLVSPLCPPRVPPPSPLAPRPSPPACVPPAPSPPLTSN, from the exons ATGTGCCTTGGGCACCCTCCGGTATCCCAATGTTCCTTGGGCACCCTCCAGCATCCCGGTATTCCTTGGGCATCCTCTGGTATCCCGGTGTGCCTTGGGCATCCTCTGGCATCCCAGTATTCCTTGGGCACCCTCTGGTATCCCGGTATTCCTTGGGCATCCTCTGGCATCCCGGTATTCCTTGGGCACCCTCTG GACCTCCCGGTGTGTTCGGAGCATCCTTTGGCATCCTGGATCCATCCTGACTCTGGAATCCTTTGGCATCCTGGATCCATCGTGTCCCCGGAATCCTTTGGCATCCTGGATCCATCGTGTCCCCGGAATCCTTTGGCATCCTGGATCCATCATGTCCCTGGAATCCTTTGGCATCCTGGATCCATCGTGTCCCTGGAATCCTTTGGCACCCCGGATCCATCATGTCCCTGGAATCCTTTGGCATCCTGGATCCCTCACACCTTGGGAATCCTTTGGCATCCTGGGGCATCCTGGATCCCTCACACCTTGGGAATCCTTTGGCATCCTGGGGCATCCCGGATCTGTCACACCTTGGGAATCCTTTGGCATCCTGGATCCATCACACCTTGGGAATCCTTTGGCATCCTGGATCCCTCACACCTTGGGAATCCTTTGGCATCCTGGGGCATCCCGGATCCATCACACCTCGGGAACCCTTTGGCATCCTGGATCCGTCACACCTTGGGAATCCTTTGGCATCCTGGATCCCTCACACCTCGGGAATCCTTTGGCATCCTGGGGCATCTTGGATCCCTCACACCTCGGGAACCCTTTGGCATCCTGGGGCATCCTGGATCCCTCACACCTCGGGAATCCTTTGGCATCCTGGGGCATCTTGGATCCCTCACACCTCGGGAACCCTTTGGCATCCTGGGGCATCCCGGTGTGTTCAGGGCACCCTTTGGATCCATCGTGTCTCCGGAATCCGTTGGCATCCCGGATCTGCTGTGCCTCGGGCACCCTCTGGCATCCCGGATGGATCCACCACACCTCGGGAATCCTGCGGCATCCTCCTGGAATTCCCGGAGCCTCCTCCCGCTCCGGCCCCTCCGGCTCCAgccccgaccccccccccgtGTTTgtacttcccccccccccgtgttCCCCCTCCTCGTgtcccccctgtgtcccccccgtgtcccccccccgtCACCGCTGGCACCTCGCCCCTCCCCCCCCGCATGTGTCCCCCCCGCGCCGTCGCCGCCGCTAACGAGcaattaa
- the LOC116800050 gene encoding collagen alpha-1(VIII) chain-like isoform X1, whose amino-acid sequence MCLGHPPVSQCSLGTLQHPGIPWASSGIPVCLGHPLASQYSLGTLWYPGIPWASSGIPVFLGHPLVSWICCALGIPWYPKSFTSWASCDLPVCSEHPLASWIHPDSGILWHPGSIVSPESFGILDPSCPRNPLASWIHHVPGILWHPGSIVSLESFGTPDPSCPWNPLASWIPHTLGILWHPGASWIPHTLGILWHPGASRICHTLGILWHPGSITPWESFGILDPSHLGNPLASWGIPDPSHLGILWHPGSLTPRESFGILGHLGSLTPREPFGILGHPGSLTPRESFGILGHLGSLTPREPFGILGHPGVFRAPFGSIVSPESVGIPDLLCLGHPLASRMDPPHLGNPAASSWNSRSLLPLRPLRLQPRPPPRVCTSPPPVFPLLVSPLCPPRVPPPSPLAPRPSPPACVPPAPSPPLTSN is encoded by the exons ATGTGCCTTGGGCACCCTCCGGTATCCCAATGTTCCTTGGGCACCCTCCAGCATCCCGGTATTCCTTGGGCATCCTCTGGTATCCCGGTGTGCCTTGGGCATCCTCTGGCATCCCAGTATTCCTTGGGCACCCTCTGGTATCCCGGTATTCCTTGGGCATCCTCTGGCATCCCGGTATTCCTTGGGCACCCTCTGGTATCCTGGatctgctgtgccctgggcatCCCCTGGTATCCCAAATCCTTCACATCTTGGGCATCCTGTGACCTCCCGGTGTGTTCGGAGCATCCTTTGGCATCCTGGATCCATCCTGACTCTGGAATCCTTTGGCATCCTGGATCCATCGTGTCCCCGGAATCCTTTGGCATCCTGGATCCATCGTGTCCCCGGAATCCTTTGGCATCCTGGATCCATCATGTCCCTGGAATCCTTTGGCATCCTGGATCCATCGTGTCCCTGGAATCCTTTGGCACCCCGGATCCATCATGTCCCTGGAATCCTTTGGCATCCTGGATCCCTCACACCTTGGGAATCCTTTGGCATCCTGGGGCATCCTGGATCCCTCACACCTTGGGAATCCTTTGGCATCCTGGGGCATCCCGGATCTGTCACACCTTGGGAATCCTTTGGCATCCTGGATCCATCACACCTTGGGAATCCTTTGGCATCCTGGATCCCTCACACCTTGGGAATCCTTTGGCATCCTGGGGCATCCCGGATCCATCACACCTCGGG ATCCTTTGGCATCCTGGATCCCTCACACCTCGGGAATCCTTTGGCATCCTGGGGCATCTTGGATCCCTCACACCTCGGGAACCCTTTGGCATCCTGGGGCATCCTGGATCCCTCACACCTCGGGAATCCTTTGGCATCCTGGGGCATCTTGGATCCCTCACACCTCGGGAACCCTTTGGCATCCTGGGGCATCCCGGTGTGTTCAGGGCACCCTTTGGATCCATCGTGTCTCCGGAATCCGTTGGCATCCCGGATCTGCTGTGCCTCGGGCACCCTCTGGCATCCCGGATGGATCCACCACACCTCGGGAATCCTGCGGCATCCTCCTGGAATTCCCGGAGCCTCCTCCCGCTCCGGCCCCTCCGGCTCCAgccccgaccccccccccgtGTTTgtacttcccccccccccgtgttCCCCCTCCTCGTgtcccccctgtgtcccccccgtgtcccccccccgtCACCGCTGGCACCTCGCCCCTCCCCCCCCGCATGTGTCCCCCCCGCGCCGTCGCCGCCGCTAACGAGcaattaa